CCACCATGCTTAGCGTTGCTATTGCAACATGAACTAAAAGTTAGATATCAAGATCAATCATTCTACAAGAAGGAAACACTCTACAACATGCACGGGTGTCAAAACCAGAGTGTACAAATATACAAGCgtttgtgcatatttacatagATGGAAGATAAGGGAGAGGAGAAAGATTTGGATCAGGGAATATAAAGTCCCACAATGACTGCAATCTAGAACTGATTTTTATATTTGCCAAGAAAGGCATACCAGGTGTTGCTCGTATTGTTTATACAATATCACAGAAAATTTTCATTACCTAGTGACAAGACCAATCATGCAACCATCTGAATTGACAACAGCACCACCACTACTGCCAGGATGCACCGTAGCTGTTGTTTCAAGCATAGCTGGAAAATGCTTTTGTAAATTAGGTTCGTAGCAGCCATGCTTCCAAGCCCCCTTTGCTTCAATCACTTTGGCTATCACACCAAAGCAGACAGATGGCAGGAAGTCTGTAGAACTCATAAAACGTGGAACCTTAGTAAATAAACTGCAATCGAAACTAAAATGTTAAAATAGAATGACATCAACATAGCTTGACATAATTATCAAGCAGTGGTATTACAAAGAACACGTCCAAGAGGTACATCAAAATGGTAATTGCTTCAAATAGAGAATTCTGCCCCTTGTGTCGAAATGAAATCTTGAAGTGGTGGCTCACAAGATTAGCAAGCACACAATTGAAAAAAAGTAACTCTTTATTGCACAAGAGAAATGGTCAACTGAGAATGCTGACAACACCGACTAGACATGCATTCATTATAGTTCTTACTTCAGAAGAGTAAACAAACCTAATTTATAATGGTAATCAGCAAAAGGTTTTCAAACGACACCATAAACTTTTCTTGAACAACATATCTATACTTGTATAAACACGGTAACGATCCCATCATAATTAACATTCAGATGGCAGAAAAAATGAAGCAATGGAACTGTCATTAAGACTACACGGAACTTACCACATCGTGGTCCAAAAAGCCCGTGCCCAATTACATATGCCTTTGATCCAGGGGAAGGACAACTGAAGTCCATCGCTATAGGACAAAGTTGATCAGGATAAAGTTGATCAGAAGCAAACTCAATCTGCAGCAATGCAATATCTAAAGGCCCTTTTGATATATAAACTATGCTAGCATCAGTCCACAGCCAAGGGTTCTTAAAATCTAATCGCACGCGTATACCCCTCTGGCTTATGATGGTCGAGCTGTGTCTTGATAACATATTTTCATTGGTAAGATAATTTGTTGGCTGCAGATTCTGATTTGACTTATAAAATGTTTCAAGTGTCCGTGACTTAGTCACATTTCTTTCACTGTTTACAGAAGTCTTGCCAAACCTCCATGGCTCCAGAAGATGAGCATTTGTAAGAACCAGACCTTTCTTATTGAGCAAAATACCAGAAGCCCACGATCCATCATCAGTGGTAATCAGACAAATCGAAGCCATCACCTTCTCAACAGGCGATGGAATCTGGGAACCTGAATGGATATGATAATGCTAATTAGTTAAGAACTCAACTGAGAAACATTTGATTGCCTTCTTGACTGCATTATCCAACTTACCACTGTTCAAGTTGATTCCATCACGAGGAAAAAGAGGCCCATCCTGCAGCAAGCCACTGCAAGAAGATGCAATTGCTTCCCATGGAATAACCAGCTGTCAATGAAAGCTACAGTTTTTGTAAAGCAGACATGAAACAATCAAAGACAAATAAGATTGCCTAGGAAACCTGTTAATCTCTATGTACTTTAAAAAAATAcccataataattttaaaaaacagaTGCATAAATAGAGTtcacatttaaaatctcaaaagGTCAATGATTTTACAGAAGACCCGCATAAAGTGACATTGTCATACATGATTCATCATTATATATCGAACAAGGAATAGATTCAGTTTTTCTCAGACTTTATTCATatcaaataaccaaaccaaCATTTGAAAGTCGTGTTTCTCTGGCATACCTGAATCTCAGTACCACCGATTTTTTGTCGCAGTGGTCTAGTCAAAAGACCAACAAATTGAGCTTGTTCATTAAAAACTGGGCTACCTTCCATTCCTGAGATACATAAAGTAacaaagctttcataaacaacAGGACAAATAGAAACAATAAGACCTTCAGACTAGAAACTCACCAGGAAGGCACCTAATATCAGCCATCAACAAAGATCTACTGAAGGAGCTCGACGGATAGGTATTGGAAACTGATCCAATCGAAATACTGAATCCCAATGCAACAAGATTAGAAAGAGCATTTCAAACACAAATGGCAATATATCAAGATAATATCATACGGCCATAGGCTACCAGTATGACAGTCTTTTAGTTCATAAGAGAGCAACCATAAGTACTTAGGATTGCCTAAATTTAAATTCTACAATCAATGCAGTGACAAAGAACGCAGAAACCTTCATATTAGGTCAACAGATATGTATGCATTTACACATTGCCTTTTAAGATGCAATTACAggaaaaataaacaagaatagaGGAGAAAACCAAGTAAATAAGCAGCGATTACTTGTCAAAGAAGTGAACAGGAGACAATATGCCAAAAGGAGAACCCATCACTAGAAGAAGATCTCCTCTCTTTGGGACACACGTTTGCAGCTTTGGCAAATTCTGAGGAAAAAAGAAGACTCGCCATCATTTTCAGTGCTTCAGAATAGATTGTAGCAAAAAAAAGTAAATTTAATCACAATATATGGAAAGCCTATAACTTGTTAAAGATATGTGATTCCATCAACATAGGGTACAAAATTAATACCATCATGGACTGTTTTAAGGTAATTGCTAGCAAGGCAATTCTCGTAGCTGATTGTCCCATAAGACTTGGATTATTTGAATCGGTCCCCAGCATAAGCCACTGGCTGTGGGAGGATGAATGCTCAACCTGAAATGATCATTTGACAGTTCCTGTTACATGATACACCATTAATAGTCAAATTGTGCCATTCATTTTAGACGTGTCCAGATATTATCCAGATTGTGGGAGCAAAGTCATTCAAATCGTGCAAAATCACATCCCAAAAGAAATTGAAATATAAATTCAAAGCATGTCAGAACAGAGCATAGTTAAATTTTAACAAACTATGCACTCAAAAAACCTATAAATTTCTATTTTAACCCAAAAAAATTACAGAAATTTCACATAGTGACAGAGAACATAACATTAcactaaaaaaaattgtactATTTACCCAATCCTCACATGCCAATGTGACATCTTTGCCCCTTCAAGGTTATGGATATACATTGACAgcatatatatttcatttttatcCTACTATACAAATAGGAAAACTTAAAAACAATATTATAATAAGACTGGTAGGCAGATGATGAAATGCGATTATACACCTGCGCACGAGAATTGCCAATAATATGTTGAGGACCACGGCTATGAGATGCTAGAGACCAACCAACTTCCCAACCATTTTCCATTAAACCACAAGAAGCTTCAATTAGCGACTGAACGGCAGTAGATGATTGAGGAATGTCAACCTTCACAGAAAGTTATCATGATAAGCATAAAGGTATAATATGCAAGAAAGACTCATGCTATGTGCCTATAAGATTTAATGCTATGGTATTTGCTACCAGTGTAAAAAGGAATGATAAAAATGGACAGCTTCACGATTCAGACTACGGAGGCTCACTTAGTTCCTAATTCCACTAGCGATGAATATAATACTTACTATTCCAAGGAGTTCAGCAGGCAACCATGGTAAAGACTCCATGTCTGGCCGGTCATCGATATCTTCTGCATCAGATTTCCCCTAGTCATAAAAAAAGTACAAAATCTTGAGATCTCTCAAACGTCCACTCTCATTCACCATCATTATAGATGTTATAAAACTAAGAACTTTCTGAGAGTCGATCATACCTCCACCAATACATCAATTTTAGCACCTGGTATCAGATGAGCCTTGCCCTACGAGAATTAAAGCACAAGTGTTAACAGGGGAAGAAGCTTAAAATGCCCATGAAACACCCCAAAGAAATATAATACATGCAATATCTTGGGTGCGTGAGAATATGTCAAAAGATCCTACCTGTAATGTGTTGTCCCGATATTGTTTCAATAAAAATGGTTCAATCACAGATGCAGCTGTCAAAACAAATACTGTCCTAGAAGATCTTCCGTCTCCATCGGAACCCATAAAAAGCATTCCAGACGCTGAGAGTGTTGTCCTGCCTGAACTACAACAGCACAATAACATGGTTTCAGTTcaataaatacatcaaatcacaAATCCATTTACAACTTACTTGTAATGGTGAAATGCCTGATTTCTCATTTTCAAACCCTTTGGGTCCTAATAACCATGGAGAACAAAACATCCATCAACAACACGATAAAAACATTAactgttgaaaaaaaaaaaactccaaTGATCATGAAATACGAACTTAATAATCCAAAAATCAAAGTTAAAAGCAAAATACTGTAGAATCATCAAACAGGGGCGAGATAGCATAAACAGTTAATGACACGAAGTATAAAAGCACAAGAATCTTGAAATCTGGAATACAACTCAAGAAATTATCAATAAAAAAGCTTCATTTGAGCTCTCGAAAgggcaaaacaaaacaaaaacaataCAAGGGATGACTTACAGGACCTTCAACGCGAACCATAACCGCGAAGTTTCGGGCAAAATCAGCAACCTCAGGAAGACCCATGAAGACAATCTTTCAACGAAGTCGCACACTGTGATTGGATATTCCCCTGTATTCAATCTAGGTTTGCTAGAAAATTAAATGGTTTGGCTGAGCATGGAAGCGTGACGACACAACGGATAGGAGATCGGTTTCCGAAGAGAATATGCAGCCGCCTCCCGATCCGCCGCCACTATCATTCTTAAACACTTGTTCCACACTTCTGTTCTCGCCTTCTGATGTAGTCCACATGCCGTGACATATACTCCATGGGGTTGGAGTTGAGAACTTGGGATATTGGAAGTATTTTTCGATAATAATCTCAGCATTAAAAGGTTGGTTGCAGGCTTATGTTAATTGCATTTCAACCCCTGTAATTTCAGTCGCAACTTGATATGATTGAGCTTGCGGATGAATCAAgataatttgaatttaaaatttattaattttggcTGAAAACTATTGTTAGAAGGtagattaataaattaataaatttattaactTCTTGAGTTTCCCGTGACACACACTTTAGCatcttattaaaaaaaatgtgttcGACAACTTTTGTGTAAaagtatatattattttattataatatcaTGCTTATGAATTAGATTAGATAAAATTTATTGATATAGTTTggattttatataaattaaagataaattcgagataAAATCGAAACAAATAAGAGatttacaaaaattattaataaatttccACCAACAACTTCAGCTACCAAATATTATGATgttagaatttttatataaattaaagataAGTCGGAGAAAAAATCGGAAAAAGATAGAGAGATGTTTAATAAATCTCTacttttatataaattaaagataAGTTAGAGATAAAATCGAAAAAAGATAAGAGatgtataaaaattattaataaatctCCACCAACAAATTCAGCTATCAAATATTATGAAATTTAAACTTATGTATAAATTAGAGATAAGTCGgagaaaaaatcgaaaaaaagaTTCAAAGATGTTTAATAAATCTCCACCAACAAATGCAACTAACAAATATCATCAAATATAAAACCGCGAAAAAACTTCAGTGTTATattaacatatcaaaattagTTAATATGAGATgttcaaatttaataatatattatagaaTATAGATTCGAAATTCATCAAACTATTCTAACTCGTCTGACTCCGGTAGTCCGGTTTACTCATCGGTTTCATTCATATAAACATTGATATATAACGTATAAAATCGAATGAGATGGAGTTATATCTATACGTTAATTTTgtacttaaaattttaaattaataccaaacaaatacaataaaacatgatgttaataaaattcttttgattttatattttt
The Primulina tabacum isolate GXHZ01 chromosome 9, ASM2559414v2, whole genome shotgun sequence DNA segment above includes these coding regions:
- the LOC142555926 gene encoding glyoxysomal processing protease, glyoxysomal, which gives rise to MGLPEVADFARNFAVMVRVEGPDPKGLKMRNQAFHHYNSGRTTLSASGMLFMGSDGDGRSSRTVFVLTAASVIEPFLLKQYRDNTLQGKAHLIPGAKIDVLVEGKSDAEDIDDRPDMESLPWLPAELLGIVDIPQSSTAVQSLIEASCGLMENGWEVGWSLASHSRGPQHIIGNSRAQVEHSSSHSQWLMLGTDSNNPSLMGQSATRIALLAITLKQSMMNLPKLQTCVPKRGDLLLVMGSPFGILSPVHFFDNISIGSVSNTYPSSSFSRSLLMADIRCLPGMEGSPVFNEQAQFVGLLTRPLRQKIGGTEIQLVIPWEAIASSCSGLLQDGPLFPRDGINLNSGSQIPSPVEKVMASICLITTDDGSWASGILLNKKGLVLTNAHLLEPWRFGKTSVNSERNVTKSRTLETFYKSNQNLQPTNYLTNENMLSRHSSTIISQRGIRVRLDFKNPWLWTDASIVYISKGPLDIALLQIEFASDQLYPDQLCPIAMDFSCPSPGSKAYVIGHGLFGPRCDFLPSVCFGVIAKVIEAKGAWKHGCYEPNLQKHFPAMLETTATVHPGSSGGAVVNSDGCMIGLVTSNAKHGGGTVIPHLNFSIPCAALEPVFEFSKDLQDFPILEELDKPNEHLSSVWALMPPLYPKPTPLLPKSSQIPTEDNGKVTKGSRFSKFVAERDKLKNMAQHTTSSYSSELMRSKL